The following are from one region of the Shinella sp. PSBB067 genome:
- a CDS encoding proton-translocating transhydrogenase family protein has translation MANELLDKALTDLERAVEAVRTASEYVPDAAGAVAHGVSGGAIDPFVFRLAIFVLSIFVGYYVVWSVTPALHTPLMAVTNAISSVIVVGALLAVGISLSGVATGFGFVALILASVNIFGGFLVTQRMLAMYKKKEK, from the coding sequence ATGGCGAACGAACTTCTCGACAAGGCGCTGACCGATCTCGAACGCGCCGTGGAGGCTGTGCGCACCGCCTCCGAATATGTACCCGATGCGGCCGGCGCCGTGGCGCATGGCGTTTCCGGCGGGGCGATCGATCCCTTCGTCTTCCGCCTGGCGATCTTCGTGCTGTCGATCTTCGTCGGCTACTATGTCGTCTGGTCGGTGACGCCGGCGCTGCACACGCCGCTGATGGCCGTCACCAATGCGATCTCATCGGTCATCGTCGTCGGCGCGCTGCTCGCCGTCGGCATCTCGCTCTCGGGTGTTGCCACGGGTTTTGGTTTCGTGGCGCTGATCCTCGCCTCCGTCAACATCTTCGGCGGCTTCCTCGTCACCCAGCGCATGCTGGCGATGTACAAGAAAAAAGAGAAGTGA
- a CDS encoding Re/Si-specific NAD(P)(+) transhydrogenase subunit alpha — protein MSQCVFVARESDPAEGRVAGSVDTVKKMKALGLDVVVEAGAGLASRILDADYEAAGARIAGKEEAKTADVVLKVRRPTASEIAGYKPGAIVIATMDPYGNEAAIAEMARAGLTAFAMELMPRITRAQSMDILSSQANLAGYQAVIDAAHEFDRAMPMMMTAAGTVPAAKVFVMGAGVAGLQAIATARRLGAAVSATDVRPAAKEQVASLGAKFIAVEDDEFKAAETAGGYAKEMSKEYQAKQAALVADHIAKQDIVITTALIPGRPAPRLVTRQMLAAMKTGSVAVDLAVERGGNIEGSEPGKVVEVEGVRVIGYLNVPGRIPASASALYARNLLTFLETMVDKETKTVSVNAEDELVKATMLTHGGAVVHPNFGGAVHEGEGK, from the coding sequence TTGAGTCAGTGTGTTTTTGTCGCGCGGGAAAGCGACCCGGCCGAAGGCCGCGTTGCCGGATCCGTTGATACCGTCAAGAAAATGAAGGCCCTCGGGCTTGACGTCGTGGTCGAGGCCGGCGCGGGCCTTGCCTCGCGCATCCTCGATGCGGACTATGAGGCCGCCGGCGCCCGCATCGCCGGAAAGGAAGAGGCGAAGACGGCCGATGTCGTGCTCAAGGTGCGCCGACCGACCGCTTCGGAGATCGCCGGCTACAAGCCCGGCGCGATCGTCATCGCCACCATGGATCCCTACGGCAACGAGGCCGCCATCGCCGAAATGGCGCGGGCCGGGCTCACCGCCTTCGCCATGGAGCTGATGCCGCGCATCACGCGCGCCCAGTCGATGGACATCCTCTCCTCGCAGGCCAACCTTGCCGGCTACCAGGCCGTCATCGACGCCGCCCATGAATTCGACCGCGCCATGCCGATGATGATGACCGCCGCCGGCACCGTTCCGGCCGCCAAGGTCTTCGTCATGGGCGCGGGCGTCGCGGGCCTGCAGGCCATCGCCACGGCCCGCCGCCTCGGCGCCGCCGTCTCCGCGACGGACGTGCGCCCCGCCGCCAAGGAGCAGGTCGCCTCGCTCGGCGCCAAGTTCATCGCCGTCGAGGACGACGAGTTCAAGGCCGCCGAGACCGCCGGCGGCTATGCCAAGGAAATGTCGAAGGAATACCAGGCCAAGCAGGCGGCGCTCGTCGCCGACCACATCGCCAAGCAGGACATCGTCATCACGACGGCGCTGATCCCCGGCCGGCCGGCGCCGCGCCTCGTGACGCGCCAGATGCTGGCCGCCATGAAGACCGGCTCCGTCGCCGTCGACCTCGCGGTCGAGCGCGGCGGCAATATCGAGGGCTCGGAACCGGGCAAGGTCGTCGAGGTCGAGGGCGTCAGGGTCATCGGCTATCTCAACGTGCCGGGCCGCATTCCGGCCTCCGCCTCGGCGCTCTATGCCAGGAACCTTCTCACCTTCCTGGAGACCATGGTCGACAAGGAAACCAAGACGGTCTCGGTCAATGCCGAGGACGAACTCGTCAAGGCGACGATGCTGACCCATGGCGGGGCCGTGGTGCATCCGAACTTCGGCGGCGCCGTTCATGAAGGGGAGGGCAAGTGA
- a CDS encoding aa3-type cytochrome c oxidase subunit IV, with protein sequence MAEHHNGPVELGAPMDYPEHEKTYNFFLNAAKYGTLFCVALLIAMAAGFFTSAGFFSGVLLFIILNVVGYFLLR encoded by the coding sequence ATGGCTGAACATCATAACGGACCGGTCGAACTCGGCGCTCCGATGGATTATCCCGAGCACGAGAAGACCTACAACTTCTTCCTCAATGCGGCCAAGTACGGCACGCTGTTCTGCGTTGCGCTCCTGATCGCCATGGCCGCAGGCTTCTTCACCAGCGCCGGTTTCTTCAGCGGCGTCCTGCTGTTCATCATCCTCAACGTCGTCGGCTACTTCCTGCTGCGTTGA
- a CDS encoding bifunctional diguanylate cyclase/phosphodiesterase yields MKDKGQNTLPADVYLSFVSSLYGNRQTLFVGMISHVITFSFVYAKTDDPFFLAWSALVILIWSLRARGMRRFDRADKASLGMEGIRYWENWYNLGAVGTTLALGTACCYSLMVSRDSFAEIACLSVTFATMVSVVGRNYGSPRAVNYMVFSACFPIVVGFLGLQDFYHAVLASLVLPFAITTRTMANGVRTFLYENVLAARELATIADRFDTALNNMPHGLFMLDADHRILVANRRACELLHLGNQDRLKDCHLDVVLRFGVRNTFFNAEQSRTILRQLDELLKGERSRALVQVTDGLYLEFTAAPRENGGAVLIFEDVTARVRAEKKILHMVRYDSLTGLPNRTYFADLVQEALAERRKPGMVGFMVLDVDDFKHVNDMKGHVTGDRLLCTIAERLRRLAGEREIAGHLMGDEFLLFFPNEANRRDLETRMRRFHEQLRGNYEVDGTTFFVSFSAGCVTVASDDFRLEEMQIRADLALFETKSRAKGSVTIFEREMDARYVDRQKLKDDLREALAGDALSVAYQPMFVPDGSRIECCEALSRWTHPERGPVAPNVFIQIAEEMGIVSEITRFMINRACADCATWPAHMGVSVNLSVQDLRGTGIIDVVAEALAKADLEPHRLHLEVTESCLMEEPVKVQAILQELRARGITIAIDDFGTGYSSLSYLDQLPLDVIKIDRSFVRNIGEDPRRFKLLRGTVNLSRELGLRIVIEGVETQEQLALINKYHCADLVQGYVFAAPMSPDALRDRYESLGDNPDEPRRRGRRVA; encoded by the coding sequence ATGAAGGATAAGGGTCAAAACACACTGCCGGCTGATGTCTATCTGTCGTTCGTCAGCTCGCTGTATGGGAACCGCCAGACCCTTTTCGTGGGCATGATTTCGCATGTCATCACGTTCTCCTTCGTCTACGCCAAGACCGACGATCCATTCTTCCTCGCCTGGAGCGCGCTTGTCATCCTCATCTGGTCGCTGCGCGCGCGCGGGATGCGCCGCTTCGACCGTGCGGACAAGGCCTCGCTCGGCATGGAGGGCATCCGCTACTGGGAGAACTGGTACAATCTCGGCGCCGTCGGCACGACGCTCGCGCTCGGCACGGCCTGCTGCTACAGCCTGATGGTCAGCCGCGACAGCTTTGCGGAGATCGCCTGCCTTTCGGTGACGTTCGCCACCATGGTCTCGGTCGTCGGCCGCAACTACGGTTCGCCGCGGGCGGTCAACTACATGGTGTTCTCCGCCTGCTTTCCGATCGTCGTCGGCTTTCTCGGCCTGCAGGACTTCTACCACGCCGTGCTCGCCTCCCTCGTCCTGCCGTTCGCCATTACCACGCGGACCATGGCGAACGGCGTGCGCACCTTTCTCTACGAGAATGTCCTTGCCGCCCGCGAACTTGCGACCATCGCCGACCGCTTCGACACGGCGCTCAACAACATGCCGCACGGCCTGTTCATGCTGGATGCGGACCACCGCATCCTCGTTGCCAACCGGCGCGCCTGCGAACTCCTGCATCTCGGCAACCAGGACCGGCTGAAGGATTGCCATCTCGACGTGGTGCTGCGCTTCGGCGTGCGCAACACCTTCTTCAACGCCGAGCAGAGCCGGACGATCCTGCGCCAGCTCGACGAGCTCCTGAAAGGCGAGCGCTCGCGGGCGCTCGTGCAGGTGACGGACGGGCTCTATCTGGAATTCACCGCCGCGCCGCGCGAGAACGGCGGCGCCGTGCTCATCTTCGAAGACGTGACGGCGCGCGTGCGGGCGGAAAAGAAGATCCTGCACATGGTGCGCTACGACAGCCTCACCGGCCTGCCGAACCGCACCTATTTCGCCGATCTCGTGCAGGAGGCGCTGGCCGAGCGCAGGAAGCCCGGCATGGTCGGCTTCATGGTGCTCGACGTCGACGACTTCAAGCATGTCAACGACATGAAGGGCCACGTCACCGGCGACCGGCTGCTCTGCACCATCGCCGAACGGCTGCGCCGGCTTGCCGGCGAGCGGGAGATCGCCGGCCACCTGATGGGCGACGAGTTCCTGCTGTTCTTCCCGAACGAGGCGAACAGGCGGGACCTCGAGACCCGCATGCGCCGCTTCCACGAACAGTTGCGCGGCAATTACGAGGTCGACGGAACGACGTTCTTCGTCTCGTTCAGCGCGGGCTGCGTGACCGTGGCGAGCGACGATTTCCGGCTGGAGGAAATGCAGATCCGCGCGGACCTTGCCCTGTTCGAGACCAAATCGCGCGCCAAGGGCAGCGTCACCATCTTCGAACGGGAGATGGATGCGCGCTACGTGGATCGCCAGAAGCTCAAGGACGACCTGCGCGAGGCGCTTGCCGGCGACGCGCTCTCGGTCGCCTACCAGCCGATGTTCGTGCCGGACGGATCGCGCATCGAGTGCTGCGAGGCGCTGTCGCGCTGGACGCATCCCGAGCGCGGGCCGGTGGCGCCGAACGTCTTCATCCAGATCGCCGAGGAGATGGGGATCGTCTCCGAGATCACGCGCTTCATGATCAACCGCGCCTGCGCCGACTGCGCGACGTGGCCGGCGCATATGGGCGTCTCCGTCAATCTTTCCGTCCAGGACCTGCGCGGCACCGGCATCATCGACGTGGTGGCCGAAGCGCTGGCCAAGGCGGACCTGGAGCCGCACCGCCTGCATCTCGAAGTCACCGAAAGCTGCCTGATGGAGGAGCCGGTCAAGGTGCAGGCGATCCTGCAGGAACTGCGCGCCCGCGGCATCACCATCGCCATCGACGACTTCGGCACGGGCTATTCCAGCCTCAGCTATCTCGACCAGCTTCCGCTCGACGTCATCAAGATCGACCGGTCCTTCGTGCGCAATATCGGCGAGGACCCGCGCCGCTTCAAGCTGCTGCGCGGCACCGTGAACCTCTCGCGCGAACTCGGCCTTCGCATCGTCATCGAAGGCGTCGAGACGCAGGAGCAGCTCGCCCTCATCAACAAGTACCATTGCGCCGACCTGGTGCAGGGCTATGTCTTCGCCGCACCGATGTCGCCTGACGCGCTGCGCGACCGCTACGAAAGCCTCGGCGACAATCCGGACGAGCCGCGCCGCCGCGGCCGCCGCGTCGCCTGA
- a CDS encoding gamma-glutamyl-gamma-aminobutyrate hydrolase family protein, with protein MSKPVVAIPADIREIEGNVWQATPNQYVRAAVKGAGVTVFLVPALEADNDFDGILDRVDGLLVSGSRTNVHPSLYGKQATEAEGPYDTARDSTSLPLIRRALERGIPLLAICRGIQELNVVLGGTLANEIQEQPGMWDHRKPDTPVLDVAYGIRQKVIVKEGSCLAGVIGAGEVQVNSLHRQAISEMAPRLAVEAVAEDGTIEAVSVIGAKAFAVGVQWHPEYWVGSDQPSNRLFAAFGEAVREYAAVRQGMVHRTAAE; from the coding sequence ATGTCCAAACCCGTCGTCGCCATTCCCGCCGATATCAGGGAAATCGAAGGCAACGTCTGGCAGGCCACCCCGAACCAGTATGTGCGCGCCGCCGTGAAGGGCGCGGGCGTGACCGTCTTCCTCGTCCCGGCGCTGGAAGCCGACAACGATTTCGACGGCATCCTCGACCGGGTGGACGGGCTTCTGGTCAGCGGCTCGCGCACCAACGTCCATCCCTCCCTCTACGGCAAGCAAGCCACCGAGGCGGAAGGCCCCTACGACACGGCGCGCGACTCGACCAGCCTGCCGCTCATCCGGCGGGCGCTCGAGCGCGGCATCCCGCTCCTGGCCATCTGCCGCGGCATCCAGGAGCTCAACGTGGTGCTCGGCGGCACGCTCGCCAACGAGATCCAGGAACAGCCCGGCATGTGGGATCACCGCAAGCCGGATACCCCGGTGCTCGACGTCGCCTACGGCATCCGCCAGAAGGTGATCGTCAAGGAAGGGAGCTGCCTTGCGGGCGTCATCGGCGCCGGCGAGGTGCAGGTGAACTCCCTCCACCGCCAGGCCATCTCCGAGATGGCGCCGCGCCTTGCCGTGGAAGCCGTCGCCGAGGACGGCACGATCGAGGCCGTCTCGGTCATCGGCGCGAAGGCCTTCGCCGTCGGCGTGCAGTGGCATCCGGAATACTGGGTCGGCTCCGACCAGCCCTCCAACAGGCTCTTCGCCGCATTCGGCGAGGCCGTGCGGGAGTATGCCGCCGTCAGGCAGGGCATGGTTCACCGGACGGCGGCGGAATAG
- a CDS encoding 2-hydroxyacid dehydrogenase: MASKTRILVPGPIRERVLDRLREGFDVVRIDRADPSLLARSEAASISGVAVSGSFGAAMIEHLPSLEIIASFGVGYDGIDAQAAAGRGIAVTNTPDVLNDEVADTAIGLLINTVRRLPQAEAWLREGRWTREGAFPLTPLSLRGRKAGIYGLGRIGLAIAERLKGFGIEIAYHTRRPHEGVPYAYHPSLTALAEAVDILIAIVPKTPETHRTIDAAILRALGANGVLINVGRGWTVDEAALAAALEDGVIAAAGLDVFYDEPNVPEALLAQPNATLLPHVASASVVTRDAMADLVVDNLFSWFGRGAALTPVPETPFTRKTG; this comes from the coding sequence ATGGCGTCGAAGACACGCATTCTCGTGCCCGGCCCGATCCGCGAGCGGGTGCTCGATCGTCTGAGGGAGGGCTTCGACGTCGTGCGCATCGACCGGGCGGATCCCTCCCTTCTCGCCCGCTCCGAGGCGGCGAGCATTTCGGGCGTTGCCGTTTCGGGCAGCTTCGGCGCTGCGATGATCGAGCATCTGCCTTCGCTGGAGATCATCGCGAGCTTCGGCGTCGGCTATGACGGCATCGACGCGCAGGCCGCCGCCGGGCGTGGCATCGCCGTCACCAACACGCCGGACGTGCTGAACGACGAGGTGGCGGATACCGCCATCGGGCTCCTCATCAACACCGTGCGCCGCCTGCCGCAGGCGGAGGCGTGGCTGCGCGAGGGGCGCTGGACGCGCGAGGGCGCCTTCCCGCTGACGCCGCTCAGCCTGCGCGGGCGCAAGGCCGGCATCTATGGCCTCGGCCGCATCGGCCTTGCCATCGCCGAGCGGCTGAAAGGCTTCGGCATCGAGATCGCCTATCACACGCGCCGGCCGCACGAGGGCGTGCCCTATGCCTACCATCCGTCCCTGACGGCGCTCGCCGAGGCCGTCGATATCCTGATCGCCATCGTGCCGAAAACGCCGGAGACGCACAGGACGATCGACGCGGCGATCCTGCGGGCGCTCGGGGCAAACGGCGTGCTGATCAATGTCGGGCGCGGCTGGACGGTGGACGAGGCGGCGCTGGCCGCGGCGCTGGAGGATGGCGTGATCGCCGCCGCGGGCCTCGACGTGTTCTACGACGAGCCGAACGTGCCGGAGGCGCTGCTCGCTCAGCCGAACGCCACGCTGCTGCCGCATGTCGCCTCCGCCTCGGTCGTGACGCGCGATGCCATGGCCGATCTCGTGGTGGACAATCTCTTTTCCTGGTTCGGCCGGGGCGCCGCGTTGACGCCGGTGCCGGAAACGCCCTTTACGCGAAAAACGGGGTAG
- a CDS encoding LacI family DNA-binding transcriptional regulator, translating into MAQKIKLSTIAETLGVSTATVSLALRDSPLVAATTRDRIKEQARALGYIYNRRAASLRTSRSGIIGVVVHDIMNPFYAEILKAIESELDRDRQTFILSNHYDSVEKQRNFVETLLQLGGDGVIMSPAIGTPPEDIQLAEDNGMPAILIARSIDGLDVPIFRGDDSYGISLATNHLIGLGHRTIAMVGGTDQTSTGRDRYQGYVNALRKANIEVDPGLRIPGPRTKQGGFEAAVHFLSLPQKPTAAVCWNDLVAIGLMNGIARAGLVPGRDVSVTGYDDLEEAAIATPALTTVWNGQSEVGRNAARALLDKLSGSHEPDGIHLIKPEMRIRQSTGPLKPHPEG; encoded by the coding sequence GTGGCACAGAAAATCAAGCTTTCTACCATCGCGGAGACGCTCGGCGTTTCCACGGCGACGGTATCGCTTGCGCTGAGAGACAGTCCTCTTGTCGCCGCTACGACGCGGGACCGGATCAAGGAACAGGCACGCGCGCTCGGCTATATCTACAACCGCCGCGCAGCGAGCCTTCGCACCTCCCGCTCGGGCATCATCGGCGTCGTCGTGCACGACATCATGAATCCGTTCTATGCGGAAATCCTGAAGGCCATCGAGAGCGAGCTCGACCGCGACCGGCAGACCTTCATCCTCTCAAACCACTACGATTCGGTCGAGAAGCAGCGCAATTTCGTCGAGACGCTGCTGCAGCTCGGCGGCGACGGGGTGATCATGTCGCCGGCCATCGGCACGCCGCCGGAGGACATCCAGCTTGCCGAGGACAACGGCATGCCGGCGATCCTGATCGCGCGCTCCATCGACGGCCTCGACGTGCCGATCTTCCGCGGCGACGACAGCTACGGCATCTCGCTCGCCACCAACCACCTGATCGGCCTCGGCCACCGCACCATCGCCATGGTGGGCGGCACGGACCAGACGTCCACCGGGCGCGACCGCTACCAGGGCTATGTCAACGCGCTGCGCAAGGCCAATATCGAGGTCGATCCCGGCCTTCGCATCCCGGGCCCCCGCACCAAGCAGGGCGGCTTCGAGGCGGCGGTGCATTTCCTCTCGCTGCCGCAGAAGCCGACGGCGGCCGTCTGCTGGAACGACCTCGTGGCCATCGGCCTGATGAACGGCATCGCCCGTGCCGGCCTCGTGCCCGGCCGCGACGTCTCCGTCACCGGCTATGACGACCTGGAGGAGGCGGCGATCGCGACGCCCGCCCTCACCACGGTCTGGAACGGCCAGTCGGAGGTCGGGCGCAACGCCGCCCGCGCGCTGCTCGACAAGCTCTCCGGCAGCCACGAGCCTGACGGCATCCATCTCATCAAGCCGGAAATGCGCATCCGGCAATCGACCGGACCGCTGAAGCCGCATCCCGAAGGCTGA
- a CDS encoding MarR family winged helix-turn-helix transcriptional regulator — translation MGKKHKDGKDGKKAKKKKSHEDVSGTGLATAVVNAARSMRTVLSRNLLATGLYAGQDGVILALAEEGGLTAGALAARLGVKAPTMTRTIGRLEAQGFVERRPDETDGRLTVVHLTEAGRASIDRITEAGRLSERQAADGFSEKDVRHLLKLLRAMDENLHAAMPDTRGEKAVAEDI, via the coding sequence ATGGGCAAGAAGCACAAGGACGGCAAGGACGGCAAGAAGGCCAAGAAGAAGAAATCGCACGAGGATGTCTCGGGCACGGGCCTTGCCACCGCCGTCGTGAATGCGGCGCGCTCGATGCGCACGGTGCTTTCCCGCAATCTCCTGGCGACCGGCCTTTATGCAGGGCAGGATGGCGTGATCCTCGCGCTCGCCGAAGAGGGCGGTCTGACGGCCGGCGCGCTGGCTGCCCGGCTCGGCGTCAAGGCGCCGACCATGACGCGCACCATCGGCCGCCTGGAGGCGCAGGGCTTCGTCGAGCGCAGGCCGGACGAAACCGATGGACGGCTGACCGTCGTGCATCTCACCGAGGCCGGCCGCGCGTCCATCGACCGCATCACCGAGGCGGGCCGCCTCAGCGAGCGGCAGGCGGCCGACGGCTTCAGCGAAAAGGACGTGCGCCATCTCCTCAAGCTGCTGCGCGCCATGGACGAGAACCTGCATGCCGCCATGCCGGACACGCGGGGTGAAAAGGCGGTTGCCGAGGACATTTAA
- a CDS encoding creatininase family protein: MAHPRTRWTENDPMLAPEDRADWIAVLPLGAHEGHGPHLPLETDTLIAEGIADRLMAALPPHLPVTVLPAEPVGYSPEHLDVPGTRSLGYGEAVERWLRIAEDLHRFGIRKLVLLNAHGGNSPLMTIVATEARIRLDMLVVATAWTRFGQPEGWISPENKAIDIHGGDIETSVMLALHPELVRMDKAERFGSRQAEFAARFAHLRAYGPHAFGWKMSDLNPKGAAGDAAAATAEKGEQLIAHAVRGLVALLEDVAAFDADALR; encoded by the coding sequence ATGGCGCATCCCAGGACGCGATGGACCGAAAACGACCCCATGCTGGCGCCGGAAGACCGCGCGGACTGGATCGCGGTCCTGCCGCTCGGCGCCCATGAGGGCCACGGCCCGCACCTGCCGCTGGAAACGGACACATTGATCGCCGAGGGCATCGCCGACAGGCTGATGGCCGCGCTGCCGCCGCACCTGCCCGTCACCGTCCTGCCCGCAGAGCCGGTGGGCTACTCGCCCGAGCATCTCGACGTGCCGGGCACCCGCTCGCTCGGCTATGGCGAGGCGGTGGAGCGCTGGCTGCGCATCGCCGAGGACCTCCACCGCTTCGGCATCCGCAAGCTCGTGCTGCTCAACGCCCATGGCGGCAATTCACCCTTGATGACCATCGTCGCGACCGAGGCGCGCATCCGGCTCGACATGCTCGTCGTCGCCACCGCCTGGACGCGCTTCGGCCAGCCGGAGGGCTGGATTTCGCCGGAAAACAAGGCCATCGACATCCACGGCGGAGACATAGAAACCTCCGTCATGCTCGCCCTCCACCCCGAGCTGGTCCGCATGGACAAGGCCGAGCGCTTCGGCTCGCGCCAGGCGGAGTTCGCCGCGCGCTTTGCGCATCTGCGCGCCTATGGTCCGCATGCCTTTGGCTGGAAGATGTCCGACCTCAACCCGAAGGGTGCGGCCGGCGATGCCGCCGCCGCGACGGCGGAAAAGGGAGAGCAACTCATCGCCCATGCCGTTCGCGGCCTCGTCGCCCTCCTCGAGGACGTCGCCGCCTTCGACGCGGATGCGCTCCGCTGA
- a CDS encoding GTP-binding protein — MTETALPKPIPVTVLTGYLGAGKTTLLNRILTDNHGKKYAVIVNEFGEIGIDNDLIVESDEEIYEMNNGCICCTVRGDLIRVVEGLMRRPGRFDAIIVETTGLADPVPVAQTFFMDDDVRQKTELDAVVALVDAKHLPLRLKDSREAEDQIAFADVVLINKTDLVSPEELARVEATVRAINPSARIHRTTRSEIDLTKVLDQGAFNLERALENDPHFLDHDHPDHVCGPDCGHDHHHHDHDHDHHHHDHDHDHDHHHHDHGHHHHDHGVSPIHDVTVQSISLRGGEMNPERFFPWIQKITQTDGPNILRLKGIIAFAGDDERYVVQGVHMIVEGDHQRAWKDGETRESRLVFIGRDLDREKIERTFKACEAQKA; from the coding sequence ATGACCGAAACAGCCCTTCCCAAGCCCATTCCCGTCACCGTGCTCACCGGTTATCTCGGCGCCGGCAAGACGACGCTGCTGAACCGCATCCTCACCGACAACCACGGCAAGAAATATGCCGTCATCGTCAACGAGTTCGGCGAGATCGGCATCGACAACGACCTGATCGTCGAGTCGGACGAGGAAATCTACGAAATGAACAACGGCTGCATCTGCTGCACCGTGCGCGGCGACCTGATCCGCGTGGTGGAAGGCCTGATGCGCCGCCCCGGCCGCTTCGACGCCATCATCGTCGAGACCACCGGCCTTGCCGATCCGGTACCGGTCGCCCAGACCTTCTTCATGGACGACGACGTGCGCCAGAAGACCGAGCTCGACGCCGTGGTGGCCCTCGTCGACGCCAAGCACCTGCCGCTGCGCCTGAAGGACAGCCGCGAGGCCGAGGACCAGATCGCCTTTGCCGACGTCGTGCTGATCAACAAGACCGACCTCGTGAGCCCCGAAGAACTCGCCCGGGTCGAGGCCACGGTGCGCGCCATCAACCCGTCCGCCCGCATCCACCGCACGACCCGCTCGGAGATCGACCTCACCAAGGTTCTCGACCAGGGTGCGTTCAACCTGGAACGCGCGCTGGAGAACGATCCGCATTTCCTCGACCACGATCACCCGGACCATGTCTGCGGCCCCGATTGCGGCCATGACCATCATCACCATGATCACGACCACGATCACCACCATCATGATCATGATCATGATCACGACCATCACCACCACGACCATGGCCACCATCACCACGACCACGGCGTCTCGCCGATCCATGACGTGACGGTGCAGTCGATCTCGCTGCGCGGCGGCGAGATGAACCCCGAGCGCTTCTTCCCCTGGATCCAGAAGATCACACAGACGGACGGCCCGAACATCCTGCGCCTCAAGGGCATCATCGCCTTTGCCGGCGATGACGAGCGCTATGTCGTGCAGGGCGTGCACATGATCGTCGAGGGCGACCACCAGCGCGCCTGGAAGGATGGCGAGACGCGCGAAAGCCGCCTCGTCTTCATCGGCCGCGATCTCGACCGCGAGAAGATCGAGCGCACGTTCAAGGCCTGCGAGGCGCAGAAAGCATGA
- a CDS encoding WD40 repeat domain-containing protein, which produces MPTVAPLDLDGHVIAAAFLGDVPFFATASGAIHRLDQGEKVTEAHDGLLACVRDEANDTLITGGEDGKVLRIAADGSATLLAEVPRKWISVVAAGPQGAVGFAEGRTARVRLADGTIREFTEGRSVEGIAFAPKGLRIGAARYNGASLHWVAMAAPPVDLEWKGAHTGITFSPDGRFVVTSMQENALHGWKLDAKPGAETRHMRMTGYPAKVKSLSWSAKGKWLASSGAPAAIVWPFSAKDGPMGKPPLELGTRADVMVTSVACHPGEDVVAIGYSDGMVLAARFADSREVLLRRPGKGAVTSMAWSRNGKLLAFASDAGDCGLIDLAG; this is translated from the coding sequence ATGCCGACAGTCGCGCCTCTCGATCTCGACGGCCACGTCATTGCGGCCGCCTTCCTCGGCGACGTGCCGTTCTTCGCCACCGCCTCCGGCGCCATCCACCGCCTCGACCAGGGCGAGAAGGTCACCGAGGCGCATGACGGCCTGCTCGCCTGCGTGCGCGACGAGGCGAACGACACGCTGATAACAGGCGGCGAGGACGGCAAGGTGCTGCGCATCGCCGCCGACGGCAGCGCGACGCTTCTGGCCGAAGTGCCGCGCAAGTGGATCTCCGTCGTCGCCGCCGGTCCGCAGGGCGCCGTCGGCTTCGCGGAAGGCCGCACCGCGCGCGTTCGCCTTGCCGACGGCACGATCAGGGAATTCACCGAGGGCCGCTCGGTCGAGGGCATCGCGTTTGCGCCGAAGGGCCTGCGCATCGGCGCCGCCCGCTACAACGGCGCATCGCTGCACTGGGTCGCCATGGCCGCCCCGCCGGTCGATCTCGAATGGAAGGGCGCGCATACCGGCATCACCTTCTCGCCGGACGGCCGCTTCGTCGTCACCAGCATGCAGGAAAACGCCCTGCACGGCTGGAAGCTCGATGCCAAGCCCGGCGCCGAGACCCGCCACATGCGCATGACCGGCTATCCGGCCAAGGTGAAGTCGCTCTCCTGGTCCGCCAAGGGCAAGTGGCTCGCCTCCTCCGGCGCACCCGCCGCCATCGTCTGGCCCTTCTCGGCCAAGGACGGCCCGATGGGCAAGCCGCCGCTGGAACTCGGCACCCGCGCCGACGTCATGGTGACTTCCGTCGCCTGCCATCCGGGCGAGGACGTCGTCGCCATCGGCTATTCCGACGGCATGGTGCTCGCCGCCCGCTTCGCCGACAGCCGCGAAGTGCTGCTGCGCCGGCCCGGCAAGGGCGCCGTCACCTCCATGGCCTGGAGCCGCAACGGCAAGCTCCTCGCCTTCGCCAGCGACGCCGGCGATTGCGGGCTGATCGATCTCGCCGGCTGA